Proteins found in one Acanthopagrus latus isolate v.2019 chromosome 3, fAcaLat1.1, whole genome shotgun sequence genomic segment:
- the LOC119014742 gene encoding class I histocompatibility antigen, F10 alpha chain-like, giving the protein MRTLLLLLLFCHVSSPVLHSLTFFTTLSTGIPNLPGFLVTLEIDELLLGSCDSNKKVEVKLDIAKSYCRENPEQLEWYRQQCFHFLPTSIKAYTNILMRLFNQTGGDHVVQVLGGCEWDEETEEVKGFAQIGYDGEDFMKLNGDTFTWIAQRPEAFPAELLLDANKELGTEIKIVLTQIFPEQLKKYVDYGRSFLLRKELPSVSLLQKTPSSPVSCLATGFYPHRASLVWRKDGEELHEEVDHGEILPNHDGTFQMSVDLNLSSVTPEDWTRYDCVFQLAGVKEEIITRLEKDRIRTNEVKPSNMTVLVTAAVVVLALILIGAAGFIVYKKKKAISPPSSAPDNSTELSEQLNPET; this is encoded by the exons ATGAGaacgttattgttgttgcttctcttctgtcacGTTTCATCGCCAG tgCTACACTCCCTGACGTTTTTCACAACTCTATCAACTGGAATCCCAAACCTCCCAGGATTTTTGGTGACACTAGAAATTGACGAACTTCTGTTGGGGTCATGTGACAGCAACAAAAAGGTGGAAGTAAAACTGGACATTGCTAAATCATACTGCAGAGAGAATCCTGAGCAGTTGGAGTGGTACAGACAACAGTGTTTCCACTTTTTGCCAACCTCCATCAAAGCctacacaaacattttgatgcgTCTCTTCAACCAAACTGGAG gtgaCCATGTTGTACAGGTGTTGGGAGGCTGTGAGTGGGATGAAGAGACTGAAGAGGTCAAAGGTTTCGCTCAGATTGGTTATGATGGAGAAGACTTCATGAAATTGAATGGGGATACATTTACATGGATCGCTCAAAGACCTGAGGCTTTCCCCGCAGAGTTATTATTGGACGCCAATAAAGAATTAGGAACAGAAATTAAGATAGTTTTGACTCAGATTTTTcctgagcagctgaagaagtaTGTGGACTATGGGAGGAGCTTTCTGCTGAGAAAAG agcttccctcagtgtctctcctccagaagactccctcctctccagtcagctgcctcgctacaggtttctaccctcacagagcctcactcgtctggaggaaagatggagaggagcttcaTGAGGAGGTGGACCACGGAGAGATCCTCCCCAACCACGATGGAACCTTCCAGATGAGTGTTGACCTGAAcctttcatcagtcacacctgaagaCTGGACCAGGtacgactgtgtgtttcagctcgcTGGTGTGAAGGAGGAAATCATCACCAGACTGGAGAAAGATCGGATCAGAACCAACGAAG TGAAGCCCAGTAACATGACCGTCCtcgtcactgctgcagtggttgTTCTTGCTCTCATTCTCATCGGTGCTGCTGGATTCATCgtttacaaaaagaagaaag ccaTCAGCCCTCCATCTT
- the LOC119014574 gene encoding major histocompatibility complex class I-related gene protein-like isoform X5: MRTLLLLLLFCHVSSAVLHSMKHFITASTGIPNIPEVVTTVEIDEHLVGTCDSKENMDVKDIAKSFIIKYPEQLEWLKQECLSVLPIFKPRTHSLMRLYNQTGGVHVLQKVEGCEWDDETDEVKGFSQYGYDGEDLLKLDPKTFTWIALRPEAVNISMMWYTNTYLRGSFKTVLTHFFPELLRQFVEYGRSVLLRTELPSVSLLQKTPSSPVSCLATGFYPHRASLVWRKDGEELHEEVDHGEILPNHDGTFQMRVHLNLSSVTPEAWTRYDCVFQLSSVKEEIITKLEKDRIRTNWVKPSNMTVPVTAAVVVLALILIGAAGFIVYKKKKAISPPSAPDNSAELSEPLNPET, translated from the exons ATGAGaacgttattgttgttgcttctcttctgtcacGTTTCATCAGCAG tgCTACACTCCATGAAGCATTTCATAACTGCATCAACTGGAATCCCAAACATCCCAGAGGTTGTGACAACAGTAGAAATTGACGAACATCTGGTGGGGACCTGTGACAGCAAGGAAAATATGGATGTAAAGGACATTGCAAAATCATTCATCATAAAGTATCCTGAGCAGTTGGAGTGGTTGAAACAAGAATGTCTCAGTGTGTTGCCAATCTTCAAACCCCGCACTCACAGTTTGATGCGTCTCTACAACCAAACTGGAG gtgtCCATGTTTTACAGAAGGTGGAGGGCTGTGAGTGGGATGATGAGACTGATGAGGTCAAAGGTTTCTCTCAGTATGGTTACGATGGAGAAGACCTCTTGAAATTGGatccaaaaacatttacatggaTCGCTCTAAGACCTGAGGCTGTCAACATCTCAATGATGTGGTACACAAATACATACTTAAGAGGATCGTTTAAGACTGTTTtgactcatttttttcctgagctgCTGAGGCAGTTTGTGGAGTATGGGAGGAGCGTTCTGCTGAGAACAG agcttccctcagtgtctctcctccagaagactccctcctctccagtcagctgcctcgctacaggtttctaccctcacagagcctcactcgtctggaggaaagatggagaggagcttcaTGAGGAGGTGGACCACGGAGAGATCCTCCCCAACCACGATGGAACCTTCCAGATGAGGGTTCACCTGAAcctttcatcagtcacacctgaagCCTGGACCAGGtacgactgtgtgtttcagctctctaGTGTGAAGGAGGAAATCATCACCAAACTGGAGAAAGATCGGATCAGAACCAACTGGG TGAAGCCCAGTAACATGACCGTCCccgtcactgctgcagtggttgTTCTTGCTCTCATTCTCATCGGTGCTGCTGGATTCATCgtttacaaaaagaagaaag ccaTCAGCCCTCCATCTG ctcctgacaaCAGCGCAGAGCTCTCTGAGCCGCTGAATCCAGAGAcctga
- the LOC119014574 gene encoding major histocompatibility complex class I-related gene protein-like isoform X4 — translation MRTLLLLLLFCHVSSPVLHSMKHFITASTGIPNIPEVVTTVEIDEHLVGTCDSKENMDVKDIAKSFIIKYPEQLEWLKQECLSVLPIFKPRTHSLMRLYNQTGGVHVLQKVEGCEWDDETDEVKGFSQYGYDGEDLLKLDPKTFTWIALRPEAVNISMMWYTNTYLRGSFKTVLTHFFPELLRQFVEYGRSVLLRTELPSVSLLQKTPSSPVSCLATGFYPHRASLVWRKDGEELHEEVDHGEILPNHDGTFQMRVHLNLSSVTPEAWTRYDCVFQLSSVKEEIITKLEKDRIRTNWVKPSNMTVPVTAAVVVLALILIGAAGFIVYKKKKAISPPSAPDNSAELSEPLNPET, via the exons tgCTACACTCCATGAAGCATTTCATAACTGCATCAACTGGAATCCCAAACATCCCAGAGGTTGTGACAACAGTAGAAATTGACGAACATCTGGTGGGGACCTGTGACAGCAAGGAAAATATGGATGTAAAGGACATTGCAAAATCATTCATCATAAAGTATCCTGAGCAGTTGGAGTGGTTGAAACAAGAATGTCTCAGTGTGTTGCCAATCTTCAAACCCCGCACTCACAGTTTGATGCGTCTCTACAACCAAACTGGAG gtgtCCATGTTTTACAGAAGGTGGAGGGCTGTGAGTGGGATGATGAGACTGATGAGGTCAAAGGTTTCTCTCAGTATGGTTACGATGGAGAAGACCTCTTGAAATTGGatccaaaaacatttacatggaTCGCTCTAAGACCTGAGGCTGTCAACATCTCAATGATGTGGTACACAAATACATACTTAAGAGGATCGTTTAAGACTGTTTtgactcatttttttcctgagctgCTGAGGCAGTTTGTGGAGTATGGGAGGAGCGTTCTGCTGAGAACAG agcttccctcagtgtctctcctccagaagactccctcctctccagtcagctgcctcgctacaggtttctaccctcacagagcctcactcgtctggaggaaagatggagaggagcttcaTGAGGAGGTGGACCACGGAGAGATCCTCCCCAACCACGATGGAACCTTCCAGATGAGGGTTCACCTGAAcctttcatcagtcacacctgaagCCTGGACCAGGtacgactgtgtgtttcagctctctaGTGTGAAGGAGGAAATCATCACCAAACTGGAGAAAGATCGGATCAGAACCAACTGGG TGAAGCCCAGTAACATGACCGTCCccgtcactgctgcagtggttgTTCTTGCTCTCATTCTCATCGGTGCTGCTGGATTCATCgtttacaaaaagaagaaag ccaTCAGCCCTCCATCTG ctcctgacaaCAGCGCAGAGCTCTCTGAGCCGCTGAATCCAGAGAcctga
- the LOC119014574 gene encoding major histocompatibility complex class I-related gene protein-like isoform X6, whose protein sequence is MASRFTAVTVTLHRLLLHSMKHFITASTGIPNIPEVVTTVEIDEHLVGTCDSKENMDVKDIAKSFIIKYPEQLEWLKQECLSVLPIFKPRTHSLMRLYNQTGGVHVLQKVEGCEWDDETDEVKGFSQYGYDGEDLLKLDPKTFTWIALRPEAVNISMMWYTNTYLRGSFKTVLTHFFPELLRQFVEYGRSVLLRTELPSVSLLQKTPSSPVSCLATGFYPHRASLVWRKDGEELHEEVDHGEILPNHDGTFQMRVHLNLSSVTPEAWTRYDCVFQLSSVKEEIITKLEKDRIRTNWVKPSNMTVPVTAAVVVLALILIGAAGFIVYKKKKAISPPSAPDNSAELSEPLNPET, encoded by the exons ATGGCATCACGGTTCACTGCTGTGACAGTAACGTTACATCGACTCT tgCTACACTCCATGAAGCATTTCATAACTGCATCAACTGGAATCCCAAACATCCCAGAGGTTGTGACAACAGTAGAAATTGACGAACATCTGGTGGGGACCTGTGACAGCAAGGAAAATATGGATGTAAAGGACATTGCAAAATCATTCATCATAAAGTATCCTGAGCAGTTGGAGTGGTTGAAACAAGAATGTCTCAGTGTGTTGCCAATCTTCAAACCCCGCACTCACAGTTTGATGCGTCTCTACAACCAAACTGGAG gtgtCCATGTTTTACAGAAGGTGGAGGGCTGTGAGTGGGATGATGAGACTGATGAGGTCAAAGGTTTCTCTCAGTATGGTTACGATGGAGAAGACCTCTTGAAATTGGatccaaaaacatttacatggaTCGCTCTAAGACCTGAGGCTGTCAACATCTCAATGATGTGGTACACAAATACATACTTAAGAGGATCGTTTAAGACTGTTTtgactcatttttttcctgagctgCTGAGGCAGTTTGTGGAGTATGGGAGGAGCGTTCTGCTGAGAACAG agcttccctcagtgtctctcctccagaagactccctcctctccagtcagctgcctcgctacaggtttctaccctcacagagcctcactcgtctggaggaaagatggagaggagcttcaTGAGGAGGTGGACCACGGAGAGATCCTCCCCAACCACGATGGAACCTTCCAGATGAGGGTTCACCTGAAcctttcatcagtcacacctgaagCCTGGACCAGGtacgactgtgtgtttcagctctctaGTGTGAAGGAGGAAATCATCACCAAACTGGAGAAAGATCGGATCAGAACCAACTGGG TGAAGCCCAGTAACATGACCGTCCccgtcactgctgcagtggttgTTCTTGCTCTCATTCTCATCGGTGCTGCTGGATTCATCgtttacaaaaagaagaaag ccaTCAGCCCTCCATCTG ctcctgacaaCAGCGCAGAGCTCTCTGAGCCGCTGAATCCAGAGAcctga